The genomic window CCAGCAGCTCCTCGTTCGCGTAGGGCCCGTACGCCTCCGCCGTGTCCAGGAAGGTGCATCCCAGCTCCACCGCGCGATGGATGGTGGCGATGGATTCGCGCTCGTCGCGCTCCTCCGCCGTCCCGTATGCCTGGCTCATCCCCATCAGCCCCAGGCCGATGGCCGAGGCGGTGAGGCCCTGCGTGCCGAGCGTGCGTGTGGGCAGCATATCTCGCGTCCGTGTGGGAAGTGGTTTCCAGCGCACCGGGTCAGGACGCGCGTGTCCCGCCCTGGTACTGCTCGTCGGTGACGTGCTCCATCCAGTCGACGGGCTTGCCGTCCAGCGCCTCCTGGATGGCGATGTGCGTCATGGCCGTCGTGGGTGCGGCGCCGTGCCAGTGCTTCTCGCCCGGCGAGAACCAGACCACGTCGCCGGGGCGGATCTCCTCCACCGGCCCGCCCTCGCGCTGCACCCGGCCGCAGCCGGCCGTGACGATCAGCGTCTGCCCCAGCGGGTGGGTGTGCCACGCGGTGCGCGCGCCGGGCTCGAACGTGACGGCGTTGCCGGCCGCCCGCGCCGGATCGTTCGCCGCGAACAGCGGGTCGATGCGCACCGTGCCCGTGAACCAGTCCGCCGGTCCCTTCCCGGACGGCTGCGAGCCCGCTCGCTTGATCTCCATCGTCAGTTCTCCTTGCTTCTGGATTCGGCAGAGGCCGCGTCGCTCAGCGGCCGA from Longimicrobiaceae bacterium includes these protein-coding regions:
- a CDS encoding cupin domain-containing protein encodes the protein MEIKRAGSQPSGKGPADWFTGTVRIDPLFAANDPARAAGNAVTFEPGARTAWHTHPLGQTLIVTAGCGRVQREGGPVEEIRPGDVVWFSPGEKHWHGAAPTTAMTHIAIQEALDGKPVDWMEHVTDEQYQGGTRAS